A stretch of DNA from Campylobacter concisus:
ATTCACGCCACCCACGCTTACTCCCTTTTTACTCACATGCTTTAGCTCTTTTTTGCTAAGTCTTGCACTAAGACTTATTGCGTCCATAGCCACAGCATCGTTTATCTTTTCGTTATATGCTTCGTTGCATGTTTTATTAAGGCGCTCTAGGTAGCGTGCGTTTAAGAAATTTTCAGCGTAAAGATCCATAAGCTCTTGCACTTCGCTTAGCTCTTTTAGTTTTGCTATATTAGTTTTTACGCCCTTTTTAAGGCGTCTCTCTTTTTTAGAGTAGAAAAACTCTATCGCTTGTCTCTCAGTTATGTTATGTCCGATATATCCGGCTAAATTTTCACTAAAGCTATGTTGAAGCGCTCTAAAATTTCTCTCTACATAAGGTTTTAACCAACCACTATATGCTCTAACGGCCTCATAGCGTATCTCAAGCGAACCAAGAACCGAGCTCATATATTCACTCTTAAAGGCCTTACCATTATCGCCCTTTATAGTTTTTGGCTTGCCATACCTTATTATGTATTTAGCCACAGCTCTTGCTATTGCTAGGCTATTTTCGCTATCGCTTATATGAAAGCTTGCCACTCCTGAGTAGGTATCGATTAGTGCTATGATCGTGTAGCGTTTTTGCCACTGCCTTACGTAGCTCTCAAACTCCTCTTTGCTTGAAAAGATATTATTTACAGCCTCATATCCTATGCTCTTGCATATATCACTGGCATTACATATCATGTCAAGTGGGCTAGCATCTATTTCAACGACTTCATTTATCGTTCTTACTGCCCAGTTGCTCACTCCAAGTGCTGGCATTTGTCTGCCTATAACGCCATCTTCGCCGTAAAGTATGAGATTTTTAAGAAGTTTGTTTTTCTTTAGGTAGTTATTTACATACCTATTTACCACCTCATAGCTCACACACTCATCTTTTTTGGCCAAAAACTCATCAAAACTTAGCTCACCGATCTGTGAAGTTGTATAGTAGTAGTTAAGCACCTTATAGATGTTTGTTATATTTATCCTACCTTTGCCTACATTTGATTTTATTAGCTCGTCGCACTTGTCACTAAGCCCAAGCTCTTCTATTTTTAAGCTCTTATTATTACTCCTACTATCCACAAGTGCATCTAGACCACCCATTTTAAATTTTCTTTGCCAGTCATAGAGCTTATTTGAGCTTACTTTTATAGGGTATTTATTGCTTGTATTTAAATACTCTATAAAACTACTCTCATCTATCTTCCCTTTTGCCTTATCCCACTCCAAAACTATTGCACGCTTACATAGTGCATCAGCTCTTTTTTTATCGCCGCAAGTTGCTATTAGCGGCAAATTTGCAAAAGAGTTGCCGCTATTATTAGTGCTGCTACCATACATGGTGCTAGTAGCAGCGCAGCCATTGCCATTATCTATATTCTCTAGCTTATCATTACTACAAGATATAGCAAGTACATAGCCATTACTATCATTGCCACATTGTTCATCTCTTTTTACCTCTTCTTGTATCCATATATTCCGTGTTTTGTTACTCTTATCACAAAGCCCATCTCTTGCATCTTCATCACAAATTCTTCCAGCGCTCTCTTTGCTTTTATCTCTTGCATATTCGCTCTCTCCTGCCTCTTTTGCTCCATTGCTTGCTCTTCTATCGCCATTTGCATTAGCTCCATCTCTTCCGCCCAGTTCATCTGCTCCCTCATCATCTGCACCAGCCCCTTTGCCTGACTTCGCTCCGCTTGCTGCATTGTAAGGCACGTCATAGCTCTCTCCTTCTCTTGTTTTACTGATCCTCTCCACGATCTCTGGATAAATTCTCTCGTCTATATCTATTCGAAGGGTTTTGCCACTTGCTCCACCACGATTACCTCCTATATAATCAAAGAGTAATATATTACTCTTTATAGAGCAAAATTTTTTGCCTGCTTTTTTGGCACGGCATGCTGCCTTTTCCACGCTTTTATTATTTATGCCAAAAAATTCAGCTGCAACCCTTGAATTTACCCACATTTAGGCTACCTTTATTCCATCTTTCTCTAGTATTTTTCTAGCTCTTTGGCTCACAAAACCTTTATAAAGGCTACTAAGACTAAGTCCTCTCATCTCGCAATAGTCTTTGAGGTCATACTTTAGCTTCTGCTTTACCTCTCTTGTCACTTGCTTGACCCTATATGCTCTCATTTTTTTTCACTCCTTTTCTATAAATTTATAGTTAAGCGGATATTACTTACTTTTTCTTGCATAGTGTATCCTTTAAAATGGCCTTTATCCGCTTGACAATAAATTTTAAAAGAACCTTTTTAGAAACTTTTTACTTTTTTTAAAGTAATATGCTTCCAAACACATTTTGAATTATAGCGTAATATATTACACTTTGTCAAGCATATCAAGCATATTTGGTATCTTTAAAGGAGAATTATATGGACTTATCAACTAGGCTAAAAGAACTCAGGCTAGAAAAGCAATGGACGCAAGCGGATTTAGCAAAATTTTCAGGTGTTTCTATTGATAGTATAAAAGGATATGAGGCAGGAAAGACGAAAAATATTACAATAGAAAATTTAAACAAAATTGCTTTAGCCTTTAACTTAACGCCAACAAATTTTTACACAGGTAATATGTCTCCCAATATGTCTCCCAAAAATAATAATTCTGTCTCCCAATATGTCTCCCAAACTCAAAATTTGTCTTCTAATTTGTCCATAAGTCCTACAAACCTTAAAAACTCACAAATAGAGCAGTTAAAAGAGGATCAGATCCTTATATGTGAGCTAAGCTCTAAAGTTGGAGCAGGCGAAAGTGTCGATATAAACGGCATTGAAGTCTATGACACAACTAAACTCGTCCCATTTTCTCAGATGCTCTTTAAAACTCGTCTAAAAAACACAAACAACCTACGCTGCATGCAAGTAGAAGGCTACTCTATGGTCCCTATGTTATACCCTGATAGCTGGGTCATTGCTGACGTTACAGCTAGATTTGAAGGCGATGGGCTATACATTATAAACTTTTGTGGAAATTTTATGGTTAAATTGCTCCAAAAAAGCCCTGACGGCGTGCTTCATATCATAAGCATCAACAAAGACTATCAAAGCTACGAGATAGATGAAGATAGTAACGTTGAGGTCTATATAGTAGGTAAAGTATTAAGATGTGTGATTTAAAGCCCATTTAAACGGCTTTTAAAAGAGTTTGTAAAAAGATGTAAAGCTTTTGTAAAGTGATGTAAAGAAATTTTTGCCACTTTGATTTTGACTAAAACTCACTCTAACTACGAATTAATCGCACTTTTCTATGCCTTTTTATAACTTTGATATCTAACATAACTTTACAAAATAGCCACGACTAAATTTACCACAAGCCCCAAAATACTAACAAAAAGCATCGTTTTAGCCTCTATCTGCGGCTCATTAAAAAGCCTAACTATCGCCTCGGCTATGACAAAGACGGCTAGCGCGATAAGAGCAATGGCATTTATAAAAGCGGCGATGATCTCGACCCTTTTGTAGCCAAAGGTCTTTCGTAAATTTGCCCTTTTTTCTGCGATCTTAAAAGCTACCAGCGACAAAAAAAGAGCCGCAGCGTCTGAGAGCATGTGAAATGCGTCGCTAATGAGCGCAAGCGAGTTTGAAACGAAGCCAAAAACGGCCTCAACTATCATAAACGTGAAAATTAGAAAAAATGAATTTCTAAGAACGCTCTTATTGTGCATCATTGTCCTTCTTTTGGGCGTCGATCCTCTTGCCTATATCTTTTAAATTTGAAAATTCCTCGATGAGCTTTGGCGAGTCGTCAAGGCTGATGACGAAATTCCATATATAGGTCATCACAGAGTAGATGTGGCCGGCATTTGTCTGCTGCGAGCTTAGCACTATTATCGCCACCAAAAAGAGCAGCGAAGCGCTAATGCCGATGATAAAATAGCTCATCGCCTCCCTGTTTGAGATCGCTATACGAAATTTAGAAACGACGTCGTAGTGCCTATTTAGCGTGCTTTTATTAAAAACACCTATCACCTTTGCCTCTTTTTCTAGGCGGTCATTTAAGCGAAGATAAAGGTCGTCATTTTTCTTAATATATCTTGGTAAAAATATAAGAAAAAAGGTCATCACTACAAAGCACGCCACAGCAACCTTTGGCTCGACAAAGATGAGCATAAATGCTGAGCCAATGATAGAAATAACCGATGTGAAAAACATAGGAAAATGTGTCTCAAAGAAATTTACAAACTCTCGCGAGAGCGCAGCTCTGGCGATGATGGCGGAATCGTCTTTGGCATTTTGTTTTTCATTCATGATGACGTTTACGGCGAGCTCTGCGTAGATGCCTGCAAAGACTTGCGTATCCACGCGGCGCCTGATAGCTCCAACAAGCCACGCTATGAGCACAAAAAGTGCGTAAACAAGGGCATTTAACGTGTTTCCTTGCATGATTGCGTTGATCGCAAAGCCTGCAAATATCGGGTAGGTTAGAAAAAGTCCGTTCTCGGCTAGCACCAAAGCGAAGGTCAATATAAGCTTTTTATTGTGCTCGGTTGCTATGCTCTTTAGCGTTTTAAAGGCGTTATTTTGCAAATTTACTCCTAAAAAATTTTTGCGAATTTTAGCTAAATTTATAAAAATTTGAAAAAAATTTTGTTGTAACTCTTGACATTACAACTAAAGAATATTATACTTCGCTCATCAGTTATAAATAAAAAGATTACAACAAAAAGGAGAACAAAATGAAAAATTATCAAGTTGTAAAGATCACTAACGAGCCAAGAGTCGAGCTAAAAGAAGCTTTAAATTTAAGCGGCTGTGAAGTTTCTATAAACGAGCTTCCAGCAAACGCAAGCGTGCCATTTGTCCACTCACACAAACAAAACGAGGAACTTTACATCATTATGGATGGTGAGGGTGAGCTTTTCATCGACGGTGAAGTGCTAAAAGTAAGCAAAGGTGACGCGCTACGCATAGACCCAGAAGGTAAAAGGTGCTTTAGAGCTGGCAAAAGTGGTATAAAAATGATGTGTATCCAAAGCAAAAAAGGTAGCCTAGAGCAATACACTATGAGCGATGGTGTGATGGTTACAGACATCAAGCCAAGCTGGTTATAATCTCAAAAACATTGCTGTCTAGCAGTCAAAAAACAAAAATTTAAAAGATAAATAATGAAAATAGCAATCATAGGTGCAAATGGTAAAAGCGGTACAAATTTCTTTAAAACAAGGCTACGATGTCACAGCGATAGTTAGAAATAAAGAGTATAAAAATGACACCGTTAAAGTCATATATAAAGATATTTTTGATATAGCTAAGTCCGATCTAGCAGACTTTGATGCAGTTATTAGTGCATTTGCTGCTTGGACACCAGAGACCTTCCCACTCCACAAAAAAATTGCTGCTCATCTTGCAAATTTGCTAGAGGGTAGCGACACAAGACTACTTGTAGTTGGTGGCGCTGGTACATTATTTGTAGAT
This window harbors:
- a CDS encoding ABC transporter six-transmembrane domain-containing protein, whose product is MQNNAFKTLKSIATEHNKKLILTFALVLAENGLFLTYPIFAGFAINAIMQGNTLNALVYALFVLIAWLVGAIRRRVDTQVFAGIYAELAVNVIMNEKQNAKDDSAIIARAALSREFVNFFETHFPMFFTSVISIIGSAFMLIFVEPKVAVACFVVMTFFLIFLPRYIKKNDDLYLRLNDRLEKEAKVIGVFNKSTLNRHYDVVSKFRIAISNREAMSYFIIGISASLLFLVAIIVLSSQQTNAGHIYSVMTYIWNFVISLDDSPKLIEEFSNLKDIGKRIDAQKKDNDAQ
- a CDS encoding cupin domain-containing protein → MKNYQVVKITNEPRVELKEALNLSGCEVSINELPANASVPFVHSHKQNEELYIIMDGEGELFIDGEVLKVSKGDALRIDPEGKRCFRAGKSGIKMMCIQSKKGSLEQYTMSDGVMVTDIKPSWL
- a CDS encoding XRE family transcriptional regulator, translating into MDLSTRLKELRLEKQWTQADLAKFSGVSIDSIKGYEAGKTKNITIENLNKIALAFNLTPTNFYTGNMSPNMSPKNNNSVSQYVSQTQNLSSNLSISPTNLKNSQIEQLKEDQILICELSSKVGAGESVDINGIEVYDTTKLVPFSQMLFKTRLKNTNNLRCMQVEGYSMVPMLYPDSWVIADVTARFEGDGLYIINFCGNFMVKLLQKSPDGVLHIISINKDYQSYEIDEDSNVEVYIVGKVLRCVI
- a CDS encoding Mu transposase C-terminal domain-containing protein — its product is MWVNSRVAAEFFGINNKSVEKAACRAKKAGKKFCSIKSNILLFDYIGGNRGGASGKTLRIDIDERIYPEIVERISKTREGESYDVPYNAASGAKSGKGAGADDEGADELGGRDGANANGDRRASNGAKEAGESEYARDKSKESAGRICDEDARDGLCDKSNKTRNIWIQEEVKRDEQCGNDSNGYVLAISCSNDKLENIDNGNGCAATSTMYGSSTNNSGNSFANLPLIATCGDKKRADALCKRAIVLEWDKAKGKIDESSFIEYLNTSNKYPIKVSSNKLYDWQRKFKMGGLDALVDSRSNNKSLKIEELGLSDKCDELIKSNVGKGRINITNIYKVLNYYYTTSQIGELSFDEFLAKKDECVSYEVVNRYVNNYLKKNKLLKNLILYGEDGVIGRQMPALGVSNWAVRTINEVVEIDASPLDMICNASDICKSIGYEAVNNIFSSKEEFESYVRQWQKRYTIIALIDTYSGVASFHISDSENSLAIARAVAKYIIRYGKPKTIKGDNGKAFKSEYMSSVLGSLEIRYEAVRAYSGWLKPYVERNFRALQHSFSENLAGYIGHNITERQAIEFFYSKKERRLKKGVKTNIAKLKELSEVQELMDLYAENFLNARYLERLNKTCNEAYNEKINDAVAMDAISLSARLSKKELKHVSKKGVSVGGVNFYNAQMFGYERVTIRENIDNINECFVWDEDDKKFIGVANVLDMNEGVSVEEAKAARKLFSKRLRDIKADASEARDKSQEEFKQMVMGLEAKRALKPELKGVNNESKEIEAAQKSSRSLTKNRAFDDELLAVAGSDVKKEKKIKSWQEIVNETN